In a genomic window of Streptomyces sp. NBC_01231:
- a CDS encoding beta-lactamase family protein, with translation MAQLRQEVDPREVGLDAKALDRLDQHVAHYVDEGRLPGFLVAVARGGRVAHLTTHGRRDIAAGLPVEPDTIWRIYSMTKPVTAVAALLLVEEGRLSLDDPVERHLPAFAEPRVHVSGSGADMVTRPADGPIRVRHLMTHTAGLTFAFYHSHPVDALYRQAGLESSVIPGSNLAETVDVYASLPLQYEPGTQWNYSVASNVLGRIIEVVSGQPLDTFFAERILGPLGMTDAGFHVAPEQVGRLAELYGDADGGGIEPIPGLPLRGRPRFLSGSGGLAASAHDVHRFMELLRRRGELDGVRLLAPETVDLMTSNHLPGGADLRAVGSKPAHDEPGNDGVGFGLGVSVVTDPSRTLAPAGPGTFGWTGVATTTFWVDPSRDLTVQFMTQLRPKRSLALFPDLKRLVHEAVTG, from the coding sequence ATGGCACAGCTGCGGCAAGAGGTGGACCCCCGCGAGGTCGGGCTGGACGCGAAGGCACTGGACCGCCTCGACCAGCATGTCGCCCACTACGTGGACGAGGGCCGCCTGCCCGGCTTCCTCGTGGCCGTCGCCCGCGGCGGACGTGTCGCCCACCTCACGACCCACGGCCGCCGGGACATCGCGGCCGGTCTGCCGGTCGAGCCGGACACGATCTGGCGGATCTACTCCATGACCAAGCCGGTCACCGCCGTCGCCGCGCTGCTCCTGGTCGAGGAGGGCCGGCTGTCGCTGGACGACCCGGTCGAGCGTCATCTGCCGGCCTTCGCCGAGCCGCGGGTGCACGTGAGCGGCTCCGGCGCCGACATGGTGACCCGCCCGGCCGACGGACCGATACGGGTACGGCATCTCATGACCCACACCGCGGGCCTGACCTTCGCCTTCTACCACAGCCACCCGGTCGACGCCCTCTACCGCCAGGCAGGCCTGGAGTCGTCGGTGATACCGGGCTCGAACCTGGCGGAGACGGTCGACGTGTACGCGAGTCTGCCGCTGCAGTACGAGCCGGGCACCCAGTGGAACTACTCCGTCGCCTCCAACGTGCTGGGCAGGATCATCGAGGTGGTGTCCGGACAGCCGCTCGACACGTTCTTCGCCGAGCGGATCCTGGGCCCGCTCGGGATGACCGACGCCGGCTTCCACGTCGCCCCCGAACAGGTGGGCCGACTGGCCGAGTTGTACGGGGACGCCGACGGCGGCGGTATCGAGCCGATCCCCGGACTCCCGCTGCGCGGCCGGCCCCGCTTCCTGTCCGGCAGCGGCGGCTTGGCCGCCTCCGCGCACGACGTGCACCGTTTCATGGAACTGCTGCGCCGCCGCGGCGAACTCGACGGCGTCCGCCTCCTGGCCCCCGAGACAGTGGACCTGATGACCTCCAACCACCTTCCGGGCGGCGCCGACCTGCGCGCCGTCGGCAGCAAGCCGGCCCACGACGAACCCGGCAACGACGGCGTCGGCTTCGGCCTCGGTGTCTCCGTGGTCACCGATCCGTCCCGCACCCTGGCGCCCGCCGGCCCGGGCACGTTCGGCTGGACCGGTGTGGCGACGACGACGTTCTGGGTGGACCCGAGCCGGGACCTGACCGTGCAGTTCATGACGCAGCTACGGCCGAAGCGGTCCCTCGCGCTCTTCCCGGACCTCAAACGGCTGGTCCACGAGGCGGTCACCGGCTAG
- a CDS encoding ornithine cyclodeaminase family protein, with amino-acid sequence MSDDIHFLAAERVAELLDPDTAIRSQRAAFTALGDGVADLPGKIMHPSRFDDSVVFSYVSRLSADSGAVAKFGSVNPGNAANGLPTVHAVVTVLDPATGRLAAVMDGTTVTTLRTAAASAVALDVLAGPDAADLAVLGSGTQALAHTRAIARVRDLKSVRLWSPTPRHRARAADTLAAELGLPVEPVATAETAVTGASLVAACTLSTTPVVRGQWLAPGCTVVSVGSFEPTRREVDAEVVRRALAGGAVVVDDPATAAEHAGPVVDALREGLLTPESLVPLGAVLTGRRTARDGPEDIVYYNSVGLGVQDAAAAWAVVEAARRERR; translated from the coding sequence GTGAGCGACGACATCCACTTCCTCGCCGCCGAGCGGGTCGCCGAACTGCTGGATCCCGACACGGCGATCCGGTCCCAGCGGGCCGCGTTCACCGCCCTCGGCGACGGCGTCGCCGACCTGCCCGGCAAGATCATGCACCCGAGCCGCTTCGACGACAGCGTGGTCTTCTCGTACGTCTCCCGGCTGTCCGCGGACTCCGGCGCCGTCGCCAAGTTCGGCAGCGTCAACCCAGGCAACGCGGCGAACGGACTGCCGACCGTGCACGCCGTCGTCACCGTGCTCGACCCGGCGACGGGCCGCCTCGCCGCCGTCATGGACGGCACCACGGTGACGACGCTGCGCACGGCCGCGGCGAGCGCCGTAGCCCTCGACGTCCTGGCCGGTCCCGACGCGGCCGACCTGGCCGTTCTCGGTTCGGGCACCCAGGCCCTCGCGCACACCCGGGCGATCGCCCGGGTGCGGGACCTGAAGTCGGTACGTCTGTGGAGTCCGACCCCACGACACCGAGCCCGCGCCGCCGACACGCTCGCCGCCGAACTGGGCCTGCCCGTCGAGCCGGTCGCCACCGCCGAGACGGCCGTGACGGGGGCGTCGCTGGTCGCGGCCTGCACGCTCAGCACCACGCCCGTGGTGCGCGGCCAGTGGCTGGCACCCGGGTGCACGGTGGTCAGCGTGGGGTCCTTCGAACCCACCCGGCGCGAGGTGGACGCGGAGGTGGTGCGACGGGCCCTGGCGGGCGGGGCCGTCGTCGTCGACGACCCGGCGACCGCGGCCGAGCACGCGGGACCGGTCGTGGACGCCCTGCGGGAGGGCCTGCTGACCCCCGAGAGCCTGGTCCCCCTGGGTGCGGTCCTGACCGGGCGGCGCACGGCCCGCGACGGTCCCGAGGACATCGTCTACTACAACAGCGTCGGCCTCGGCGTCCAGGACGCGGCCGCCGCCTGGGCCGTCGTCGAGGCGGCGCGACGGGAGCGCCGGTGA
- the ribA gene encoding GTP cyclohydrolase II, producing the protein MTDKIGVLGKKSPQRTGVERVVNAPLPTVYGKFQAVGYLDHDRGEEQVALVYGEIGTDDVLTRLHSECLTGDAFGSQHCECGDQLASALRAVAAEGRGIVVYLRGHEGRGIGLLAKLRAMALQAEGLDTVEANLALGLPVDARDYGVAAEILHDLGVNSVRLMSNNPRKREALVRHGIQVAETVPLLIPPCENNITYLRTKRERLDHHLPHLDAVVSSS; encoded by the coding sequence ATGACAGATAAAATTGGCGTTCTCGGCAAGAAGTCGCCGCAGCGCACGGGTGTGGAACGCGTCGTGAATGCCCCGCTGCCCACCGTCTACGGGAAATTCCAGGCGGTCGGCTACCTCGATCACGATCGTGGCGAGGAACAAGTGGCCCTGGTCTACGGTGAGATCGGCACGGACGATGTCCTCACCCGTCTGCATTCCGAGTGCCTGACCGGTGACGCCTTCGGTTCCCAGCACTGCGAGTGCGGCGACCAGCTGGCCTCCGCGCTGCGCGCGGTCGCCGCGGAGGGCCGCGGCATCGTCGTCTACCTCAGGGGACATGAGGGCCGGGGCATCGGCCTGCTCGCCAAGCTGCGGGCGATGGCGCTTCAGGCGGAGGGCCTGGACACCGTGGAGGCGAACCTGGCGCTCGGTCTGCCGGTGGACGCCCGCGACTACGGCGTCGCCGCCGAGATCCTGCACGACCTGGGTGTGAACTCGGTCCGCCTGATGTCCAACAACCCGCGCAAGCGCGAGGCGCTGGTGCGGCACGGCATCCAGGTCGCCGAGACGGTGCCGCTGCTGATACCGCCGTGCGAGAACAACATCACCTATCTGCGGACGAAGCGGGAGCGCCTGGACCACCACCTGCCCCATCTGGACGCGGTGGTCAGCTCCTCCTGA
- a CDS encoding FAD-binding oxidoreductase, whose translation MTARAGVVVIGGGVMGTSIACHLARAGVPDVVLVERDELASGSTSKAAGGVRAQFSDELNIRLGARSLEAFARFEQDTGHDIGLHRVGYLFLLSTPEEVAAFEAGVRLQNSLGVPSRMIDPAEARGLSPLISTDGLLAAAFSPDDGHCTPESVVHGYAATARRHGARILRHTEVTGIETRGDTITAVLTARGRIATDTVVCAAGAWSKAVGAMAGVDLPVEPLRRQIAVTEPVRGLPPDLPMTIDFHSGLYFHAEGPGLLVGMSDPDERPGFATDTHDRWIPGLCAAMEHRAPALLDLRRTGGWAGLYEITPDHNALIGEATSVSRFLYATGFSGHGFLQGPAVGEVVRDLYLGREPFVDVSPLGAGRFAADAPRPEANLV comes from the coding sequence GTGACCGCGCGCGCCGGGGTCGTCGTGATCGGCGGCGGGGTGATGGGCACGAGCATCGCCTGCCACCTGGCCCGTGCGGGCGTACCGGACGTGGTGCTGGTCGAGCGGGACGAACTGGCGTCCGGGTCCACCTCGAAGGCGGCGGGCGGGGTGCGGGCGCAGTTCTCCGACGAGCTCAACATCCGGCTCGGGGCACGCAGCCTGGAGGCCTTCGCCCGCTTCGAGCAGGACACGGGGCACGACATCGGACTGCACCGGGTCGGCTACCTGTTCCTGCTGTCCACGCCCGAGGAGGTCGCCGCGTTCGAGGCGGGCGTACGTCTCCAGAACTCCCTCGGCGTGCCCAGCCGCATGATCGACCCTGCCGAGGCCCGCGGACTCTCCCCGCTGATCAGCACCGACGGGCTGCTCGCCGCCGCGTTCTCACCCGACGACGGGCACTGCACTCCCGAGTCCGTCGTCCACGGCTACGCGGCCACCGCCCGACGGCACGGCGCCCGGATCCTGCGGCACACCGAGGTCACCGGCATCGAGACACGGGGCGACACCATCACGGCGGTGCTGACGGCCCGGGGCCGGATCGCCACCGACACGGTGGTCTGCGCGGCCGGCGCCTGGTCGAAGGCGGTCGGTGCGATGGCCGGGGTGGACCTGCCGGTGGAGCCGCTGCGGAGGCAGATCGCGGTCACCGAGCCGGTCCGGGGACTGCCGCCGGACCTGCCCATGACCATCGACTTCCACAGCGGCCTCTACTTCCACGCCGAGGGACCCGGCCTCCTCGTGGGCATGTCCGACCCGGACGAGCGTCCCGGCTTCGCCACCGACACCCACGACCGCTGGATCCCCGGCCTGTGCGCGGCCATGGAACACCGGGCCCCCGCCCTGCTCGACCTGCGTCGCACCGGCGGCTGGGCCGGCCTGTACGAGATCACCCCGGACCACAACGCGCTGATCGGCGAGGCGACTTCGGTCTCCCGTTTCCTGTACGCCACCGGGTTCTCCGGCCACGGCTTCCTACAGGGACCGGCCGTCGGCGAAGTCGTCCGCGACCTGTACCTGGGCCGCGAACCCTTCGTGGACGTCAGCCCGCTCGGCGCCGGCCGGTTCGCGGCCGACGCTCCGCGTCCGGAGGCCAACCTGGTGTGA
- a CDS encoding MFS transporter — protein sequence MTVHRRLALTASVVGAVIVALDGTALTVAQPALQRDLRASFAQVQWTSTGYLIAVASLLVFSGRLGDRYGHQRLFAVGMLGFGAASAGIGLASGIGWMIGLRVVQGVFGALLQPATLGMLRAAYPPDRLRKPIAVRTAAIGVAAAVGPVVGGALVAGPGWRSVFFLNVAPAVVLGGLALSGPGHRWAMAGQGSRQLPSRQAPKQTLAARLDVPGALLLALTLAGLVHTLVALPDADWTTAGEAGAVLVAAAAFVRHERRTASPLLPPDVVGSAAVGSALGILVAASAALQGTLFVGAYVLQYALGLDAFQSALRSLPLAVMMVAAAPAGAVLLPRAGARRTTVTAMAVLALGILLLIRASGTLALCAGFGLLGAGFGTVMVAATHVVVRHTAVESAGVAGGAKQTAMNVGPTLGVAAATVLMGAGGGRALPLVVLASVAVAGAVVGGLLPGRATGAAGHDQCDTADDLGDAGPRSSVPARR from the coding sequence ATGACCGTTCACCGTCGTCTCGCGCTGACGGCCAGCGTGGTCGGGGCGGTGATCGTCGCTCTGGACGGTACGGCCCTCACTGTCGCGCAGCCCGCTCTGCAGCGCGATCTGAGGGCGTCGTTCGCCCAGGTGCAGTGGACGAGCACCGGCTATCTGATCGCGGTGGCCAGCCTGTTGGTGTTCTCGGGGCGGCTCGGCGACCGGTATGGGCACCAGCGGCTCTTCGCGGTGGGGATGCTCGGCTTCGGGGCCGCGTCGGCCGGTATCGGCCTGGCGTCCGGGATCGGCTGGATGATCGGACTGCGGGTCGTACAGGGCGTGTTCGGGGCGTTGTTGCAACCCGCGACGCTCGGGATGCTGCGTGCCGCGTACCCGCCCGACCGGTTGCGGAAGCCGATTGCCGTACGGACCGCCGCCATCGGGGTGGCCGCCGCCGTCGGTCCGGTGGTCGGCGGTGCGCTGGTGGCCGGGCCGGGCTGGCGGTCGGTGTTCTTCCTCAATGTGGCGCCCGCCGTCGTCCTCGGCGGGCTCGCCCTGTCCGGGCCGGGGCACCGCTGGGCCATGGCGGGGCAAGGTTCGCGTCAACTCCCGTCCCGGCAGGCGCCGAAGCAGACCCTTGCCGCTCGTCTCGACGTGCCCGGCGCGCTGCTGCTCGCGCTGACTCTGGCGGGCCTCGTCCACACCCTCGTCGCGCTCCCGGACGCCGACTGGACGACGGCGGGCGAGGCCGGTGCGGTGCTGGTCGCGGCCGCCGCGTTCGTCCGGCACGAGCGGCGGACCGCGAGCCCGCTGCTCCCGCCGGACGTGGTCGGTTCGGCGGCCGTGGGCTCGGCACTCGGTATTCTCGTCGCGGCCTCGGCGGCCCTGCAGGGCACGCTGTTCGTCGGCGCGTACGTCCTGCAGTACGCCCTCGGCCTCGATGCCTTCCAAAGTGCCCTGCGCAGCCTGCCGTTGGCGGTCATGATGGTGGCCGCCGCGCCCGCCGGCGCCGTCCTTCTGCCGCGCGCCGGCGCCCGTCGTACGACCGTGACGGCGATGGCCGTACTCGCCCTCGGGATCCTGCTGCTGATCCGGGCCTCGGGCACCCTGGCGCTGTGTGCCGGCTTCGGGCTGCTGGGGGCCGGGTTCGGCACGGTGATGGTGGCGGCGACCCATGTCGTCGTACGGCACACTGCCGTCGAGTCGGCCGGAGTGGCGGGCGGGGCCAAGCAGACGGCGATGAACGTGGGGCCGACGCTCGGGGTGGCCGCCGCGACCGTGCTCATGGGGGCCGGCGGTGGGCGCGCGCTGCCGCTCGTGGTCCTGGCCTCGGTGGCCGTGGCCGGTGCGGTGGTCGGTGGCCTGCTGCCGGGACGTGCCACCGGGGCAGCAGGCCACGATCAATGTGACACTGCCGACGATCTTGGGGATGCGGGGCCCCGTTCGTCTGTTCCTGCGCGACGATGA